The Camelina sativa cultivar DH55 chromosome 14, Cs, whole genome shotgun sequence genome includes a window with the following:
- the LOC104743001 gene encoding chloride channel protein CLC-f isoform X1 — translation MSSAGAGEYNEDRHLLRSTGVEDGIGGEDGDIDVESQSPAVRSGAGGVRDLFKHLDRRFSLSGRRLSFKRMENNRVDRERHNPSSSSSSAFSAGEEDGGGGGISNLHNVDDRNDEYGFDEEVLGDSAPPEWALLLIGCLIGVAAGICVAGFNKGVHVIHEWAWAGTPNEGAAWLRLQRLADTWHRILLIPVTGGVIVGMMHGLLEILDQIRQSTSSQRQGLDFLAGIYPVIKAIQAAVTLGTGCSLGPEGPSVDIGKSCANGFALMMENNRERRIALTAAGAASGIASGFNAAVAGCFFAIETVLRPLRAENSPPFTTAMIILASVISSTVSNALLGTQSAFTVPSYDLKSAAELPLYLILGMLCGAVSVVFSRLVTWFTKSFDFIKEKFGLPAIVCPALGGLGAGIIALKYPGILYWGFTNVEEILHTGKSASAPGIWLLAQLAAAKVVATALCKGSGLVGGLYAPSLMIGAAVGAVFGGSAAEIINRAIPGNAAVAQPQAYALVGMAATLASMCSVPLTSVLLLFELTKDYRILLPLMGAVGLAIWVPSVANQGKESDSSEGRNTGRGYSSLSPSERKTEGVWRHTDNVDSLELTVMENPDHKSFLDEETILEDLKVLRVMSKNYVKVSPGTTLREARNILMDSHQNCLMVVDEDEFLAGILTHGDIKRYLSNNVSTILDENTCPVSSVCTKNITYRGQERGLLTCYPDATVGVAKELMEARGVKQLPVVKRGEVIHKGKRRKLLGLLHYDSIWTFLRDEMSRRRSINDRRKDKEVGANGH, via the exons ATGTCATCGGCAGGTGCTGGGGAGTACAACGAAGACAGGCATCTGTTGCGATCGACCGGCGTTGAAGACGGCATTGGAGGAGAAGATGGTGATATCGATGTTGAATCTCAGTCCCCGGCTGTCAGAAGTGGAGCTGGAGGAGTTAGGGATCTGTTTAAGCATCTGGATCGGAGATTTTCACTCTCAGGGCGTCGTTTAAGCTTCAAACGGATGGAGAATAACAGAGTCGATAGAGAGCGCCACAATccgtcctcttcttcttcttccgcgtTTTcggctggagaagaagatggcggtggtggtggtatcAGCAATTTACATAACGTCGATGATCGAAATGACGAGTACGGGTTTGATGAGGAAGTGCTCGGAGATAGTGCTCCACCTGAGTGGGCTCTGCTTCTCATCGGATGTCTTATAGGTGTTGCCGCTGGGATTTGTGTCGCCGGCTTCAACAAAGGG GTTCATGTCATTCATGAGTGGGCATGGGCTGGTACTCCCAACGAAGGTGCTGCATGGCTTCGTCTACAGAGACTAGCTGACACTTGGCACCGGATTCTTCTAATTCCGGTCACTGGGGGTGTTATAGTAGGGATGATGCACGGTTTGCTCGAGATCTTAGACCAAATCAGGCAATCCACTTCTTCTCAGAGACAGGGACTAGATTTTCTTGCTGGTATTTATCCAGTGATTAAGGCCATCCAAGCTGCTGTGACCCTTGGTACAGGATGTTCACTGGGTCCTGAGGGACCTAGTGTCGACATTGGAAAGTCTTGTGCCAATGGTTTTGCACTCATGATGGAAAACAACAGAGAAAGGAGAATTGCTCTCACTGCAGCTGGTGCGGCTTCTGGGATTGCATCTG GTTTCAATGCAGCAGTGGCAGGTTGTTTCTTTGCTATTGAGACCGTTTTAAGACCTCTACGTGCCGAGAACTCGCCTCCGTTTACCACTGCAATGATTATATTGGCCTCTGTTATATCTTCGACTGTGTCAAATGCACTGCTTGGGACTCAATCAGCTTTTACAGTTCCCTCATACGATCTGAAGTCCGCTGCAG AGCTCCCTCTGTACCTGATATTAGGCATGCTTTGCGGTGCTGTCAGCGTTGTTTTTTCTCGCCTTGTCACGTGGTTTACCAAGTCATTCGACTTCATCAAAGAAAAATTTGGTCTTCCCGCTATTGTGTGCCCTGCACTGGGTGGTTTAGGAGCTGGAATCATTGCTCTCAAGTACCCTGGAATTTTGTATTGGGGGTTTACAAATGTTGAGGAAATCCTGCATACTGGAAAGAGTGCCTCAGCTCCCGGAATCTGGTTATTAGCTCAGTTAGCCGCAGCCAAAGTTGTGGCTACAGCTCTTTGCAAAGGATCTGGGCTTGTAGGCGGTCTATATGCACCAAGTTTGATGATTGGTGCTGCTGTTGGTGCTGTGTTTGGGGGTTCGGCTGCTGAGATTATTAACAGAGCTATTCCTGGTAATGCTGCTGTTGCTCAACCACAAGCTTATGCTCTG GTTGGAATGGCAGCGACACTAGCTTCCATGTGCTCTGTGCCCTTAACATCAGTATTACTGCTGTTCGAGCTAACAAAAGATTACAGAATTTTGCTTCCCCTCATG GGAGCGGTTGGTTTAGCTATATGGGTTCCCTCTGTGGCAAACCAAGGCAAAGAGAGTGATTCATCTGAAGGTCGCAACACAGGAAGAGGATactcttctctttcaccttCGGAGCGTAAAACCGAAGGTGTCTGGAGACACACGGATAATGTTGACTCCCTTGAGCTCACCGTCATGGAGAACCCTGACCATAAATCCTTTTTGGATGAAGAAACTATTCTGGAAGACTTAAAGGTTTTGCGGGTTATGTCAAAGAACTACGTGAAGGTTTCTCCGGGAACAACTCTAAGAGAAGCAAGAAATATCCTTATGGACAGCCACCAAAACTGCCTTATGGTGGTCGATGAAGATGAATTTCTAGCCGGGATCCTAACTCACGGCGACATCAAAAGATACTTGTCCAATAACGTCTCTACAATCTTAGAT GAGAATACATGTCCGGTTTCTTCAGTGTGTACTAAGAATATAACATACCGAGGCCAAGAACGCGGTTTGCTTACTTGTTATCCAGACGCGACGGTTGGTGTAGCCAAAGAGTTGATGGAGGCAAGAGGTGTGAAGCAATTACCTGTCGTAAAACGAGGTGAAGTAATTCACAAAGGGAAAAGAAGGAAACTGCTTGGCCTTCTTCATTATGACTCTATTTGGACTTTTCTCAG AGATGAAATGAGTCGTAGGAGATCGATCAACGACCGGAGAAAAGACAAAGAGGTTGGTGCAAACGGGCATTGA
- the LOC104743002 gene encoding pentatricopeptide repeat-containing protein At1g55630, with the protein MMNGVIIQSGTSVVVRKASRFLFTSRKFCNGSSIGGGVTDDGVEEPMKITWESSEMDCGVFQEEHGEKISVRRRFLESAKLGASRVLDTLQQDCPGFNTKSALDELNVTISGLLVREVLVGILRTLSYDNKPRCAKLAYKFFLWCGGQESFRHTANCYHLLMKIFAECGEYKAMCRLIDEMIKDGYPTTARTFNLLICTCGEAGLARDVVEQFIKSKTFNYRPFKHSYNAILHSLLGVKQYKLIDWVYEQMLEDGFSPDVLTYNTVMFANFRLGKTDRLYRLLDEMVKDGFSPDLYTYNILLHHLATGNKPLAALNLLNHMREVGVEPGVIHFTTLIDGLSRAGKLEACQYFMDEVVKVGCTPDVVCYTVMITGYISGGELGKAEEMFKEMTEKGQLPNVFTYNSLIRGFCMAGKFKEACSLLKEMESRGCNPNFVVYSTLVNNLRNAGKLLEAHEVVKDMVEKGHYAHLISKLKKYRRS; encoded by the coding sequence ATGATGAACGGTGTTATTATTCAATCCGGCACAAGTGTTGTAGTCCGTAAAGCTTCTCGCTTTCTCTTCACATCGAGGAAGTTTTGCAATGGTAGTAGCATCGGTGGTGGTGTAACCGATGATGGTGTCGAAGAGCCCATGAAGATAACATGGGAATCTTCTGAGATGGATTGTGGGGTTTTTCAGGAGGAACATGGTGAGAAAATCTCTGTTAGGAGAAGGTTTTTGGAGAGTGCTAAGCTCGGTGCGTCTCGTGTTCTCGATACTTTACAGCAAGATTGTCCCGGGTTCAATACGAAATCAGCTTTAGATGAGTTGAATGTTACAATCTCAGGGCTTTTGGTGAGAGAGGTTCTTGTTGGGATCTTAAGGACTCTGAGCTATGATAATAAGCCTAGGTGTGCTAAGCTAGCTTACAAGTTCTTTCTGTGGTGTGGTGGACAAGAGAGTTTCAGGCACACGGCGAATTGTTATCATTTGCTTATGAAGATATTTGCAGAGTGTGGTGAGTATAAAGCCATGTGCAGGCTGATTGATGAGATGATCAAAGATGGTTATCCAACTACAGCACGCACGTTTAATCTGTTGATATGCACTTGCGGTGAAGCAGGCCTTGCTAGGGATGTCGTGGAGCAGTTCATCAAGTCGAAGACTTTCAACTACCGACCTTTCAAACACTCTTATAACGCCATTTTGCATTCTTTGCTAGGGGTGAAACAGTACAAGCTGATTGATTGGGTTTACGAGCAGATGTTAGAAGACGGGTTTTCCCCGGATGTTCTCACTTACAATACTGTAATGTTTGCAAACTTTAGGTTAGGGAAAACAGATAGGCTTTACAGATTGCTCGATGAAATGGTTAAAGACGGGTTTTCTCCTGATTTGTATACATAcaacatcctcctccaccatctaGCAACAGGGAACAAGCCTCTCGCTGCTCTTAACCTGCTAAATCATATGAGGGAAGTAGGAGTAGAGCCTGGTGTGATCCATTTCACTACTCTGATAGATGGGCTGAGCCGAGCTGGGAAGTTAGAAGCTTGCCAGTACTTTATGGATGAAGTGGTGAAAGTTGGGTGCACGCCGGACGTTGTTTGCTACACTGTTATGATTACAGGATATATTTCAGGCGGGGAGCTCGGGAAAGCCGAGGAGATGTTCAAAGAGATGACGGAAAAGGGGCAACTCCCGAATGTTTTCACATACAATTCCCTCATCCGGGGGTTTTGTATGGCGGGAAAGTTCAAAGAGGCGTGCTCGTTGCTCAAGGAAATGGAGTCAAGAGGGTGTAACCCTAATTTTGTGGTGTATAGTACTCTGGTGAACAACCTAAGAAACGCAGGGAAGCTTTTAGAGGCTCACGAGGTAGTCAAGGACATGGTGGAGAAAGGGCATTATGCTCATTTAATTTCAAAGCtgaaaaaatatagaagatcctag
- the LOC104743001 gene encoding chloride channel protein CLC-f isoform X2, which yields MMHGLLEILDQIRQSTSSQRQGLDFLAGIYPVIKAIQAAVTLGTGCSLGPEGPSVDIGKSCANGFALMMENNRERRIALTAAGAASGIASGFNAAVAGCFFAIETVLRPLRAENSPPFTTAMIILASVISSTVSNALLGTQSAFTVPSYDLKSAAELPLYLILGMLCGAVSVVFSRLVTWFTKSFDFIKEKFGLPAIVCPALGGLGAGIIALKYPGILYWGFTNVEEILHTGKSASAPGIWLLAQLAAAKVVATALCKGSGLVGGLYAPSLMIGAAVGAVFGGSAAEIINRAIPGNAAVAQPQAYALVGMAATLASMCSVPLTSVLLLFELTKDYRILLPLMGAVGLAIWVPSVANQGKESDSSEGRNTGRGYSSLSPSERKTEGVWRHTDNVDSLELTVMENPDHKSFLDEETILEDLKVLRVMSKNYVKVSPGTTLREARNILMDSHQNCLMVVDEDEFLAGILTHGDIKRYLSNNVSTILDENTCPVSSVCTKNITYRGQERGLLTCYPDATVGVAKELMEARGVKQLPVVKRGEVIHKGKRRKLLGLLHYDSIWTFLRDEMSRRRSINDRRKDKEVGANGH from the exons ATGATGCACGGTTTGCTCGAGATCTTAGACCAAATCAGGCAATCCACTTCTTCTCAGAGACAGGGACTAGATTTTCTTGCTGGTATTTATCCAGTGATTAAGGCCATCCAAGCTGCTGTGACCCTTGGTACAGGATGTTCACTGGGTCCTGAGGGACCTAGTGTCGACATTGGAAAGTCTTGTGCCAATGGTTTTGCACTCATGATGGAAAACAACAGAGAAAGGAGAATTGCTCTCACTGCAGCTGGTGCGGCTTCTGGGATTGCATCTG GTTTCAATGCAGCAGTGGCAGGTTGTTTCTTTGCTATTGAGACCGTTTTAAGACCTCTACGTGCCGAGAACTCGCCTCCGTTTACCACTGCAATGATTATATTGGCCTCTGTTATATCTTCGACTGTGTCAAATGCACTGCTTGGGACTCAATCAGCTTTTACAGTTCCCTCATACGATCTGAAGTCCGCTGCAG AGCTCCCTCTGTACCTGATATTAGGCATGCTTTGCGGTGCTGTCAGCGTTGTTTTTTCTCGCCTTGTCACGTGGTTTACCAAGTCATTCGACTTCATCAAAGAAAAATTTGGTCTTCCCGCTATTGTGTGCCCTGCACTGGGTGGTTTAGGAGCTGGAATCATTGCTCTCAAGTACCCTGGAATTTTGTATTGGGGGTTTACAAATGTTGAGGAAATCCTGCATACTGGAAAGAGTGCCTCAGCTCCCGGAATCTGGTTATTAGCTCAGTTAGCCGCAGCCAAAGTTGTGGCTACAGCTCTTTGCAAAGGATCTGGGCTTGTAGGCGGTCTATATGCACCAAGTTTGATGATTGGTGCTGCTGTTGGTGCTGTGTTTGGGGGTTCGGCTGCTGAGATTATTAACAGAGCTATTCCTGGTAATGCTGCTGTTGCTCAACCACAAGCTTATGCTCTG GTTGGAATGGCAGCGACACTAGCTTCCATGTGCTCTGTGCCCTTAACATCAGTATTACTGCTGTTCGAGCTAACAAAAGATTACAGAATTTTGCTTCCCCTCATG GGAGCGGTTGGTTTAGCTATATGGGTTCCCTCTGTGGCAAACCAAGGCAAAGAGAGTGATTCATCTGAAGGTCGCAACACAGGAAGAGGATactcttctctttcaccttCGGAGCGTAAAACCGAAGGTGTCTGGAGACACACGGATAATGTTGACTCCCTTGAGCTCACCGTCATGGAGAACCCTGACCATAAATCCTTTTTGGATGAAGAAACTATTCTGGAAGACTTAAAGGTTTTGCGGGTTATGTCAAAGAACTACGTGAAGGTTTCTCCGGGAACAACTCTAAGAGAAGCAAGAAATATCCTTATGGACAGCCACCAAAACTGCCTTATGGTGGTCGATGAAGATGAATTTCTAGCCGGGATCCTAACTCACGGCGACATCAAAAGATACTTGTCCAATAACGTCTCTACAATCTTAGAT GAGAATACATGTCCGGTTTCTTCAGTGTGTACTAAGAATATAACATACCGAGGCCAAGAACGCGGTTTGCTTACTTGTTATCCAGACGCGACGGTTGGTGTAGCCAAAGAGTTGATGGAGGCAAGAGGTGTGAAGCAATTACCTGTCGTAAAACGAGGTGAAGTAATTCACAAAGGGAAAAGAAGGAAACTGCTTGGCCTTCTTCATTATGACTCTATTTGGACTTTTCTCAG AGATGAAATGAGTCGTAGGAGATCGATCAACGACCGGAGAAAAGACAAAGAGGTTGGTGCAAACGGGCATTGA
- the LOC104743000 gene encoding serine/threonine-protein kinase BRI1-like 1, translating into MKQKWLLVLILCFFTTSLVMGFHGKHLINSDFDETALLMAFKQFSVKSDPSNVLGNWKYESGRGSCSWRGVSCSDDGRIVGLDLRNGGITGTLNLVNLTALPNLQNLYLQGNYFSSSSVGDWSRSDCYLQALDLSSNSISDYSTVDYVFSTCSNLVSVNFSNNKLAGKLGFAPSSSLKSLTTVDLSYNTLSEKIAESFISDFPASLKYLDLTHNNLSGDFSDLSFGICGNLTFLSLSQNNISGDKFPISLPNCVYLETLNISRNNLAGKIPGGEYWGGFQNLKQLSLAHNRFSGEIPPELSLLCKTLEVLDLSGNALSSELPPQFAACVSLQNLNLGNNYLSGDFLTTVVSKITGITYLYVAYNNISGSVPLSLTNCSNLRVLDLSSNGFTGNVPSGFCSLQSSPVLEKILIANNYLSGTVPMELGKCKSLKTIDLSFNELTGPIPKEIWMLPNLSDLVMWANNLTGSIPEGVCVKGGNLETLILNNNLLTGSIPESISRCTNMIWISLSSNRLTGTIPSGIGNLSKLAILQLGNNSLSGNVPRQLGNCKSLIWLDLNSNSLTGDLPGELASQAGLVMPGSVSGKQFAFVRNEGGTDCRGAGGLVEFEGIRAERLERFPMVHSCPATRIYSGMTMYTFSANGSMIYFDISYNGVSGFIPPGYGNMGYLQVLNLGHNRITGTIPDSLGGLKAIGVLDLSHNDLQGYLPGSLGSLSFLSDLDVSNNNLTGPIPFGGQLTTFPVTRYANNSGLCGVPLRPCGSAPRRPITSRVHAKKQTVATAVIAGIAFSFMCLVMLIMALYKVRKVQKKEQKRDKYIESLPTSGSCSWKLSSVPEPLSINVATFEKPLRKLTFAHLLEATNGFSAETMIGSGGFGEVYKAQLRDGSVVAIKKLIRVTGQGDREFMAEMETIGKIKHRNLVPLLGYCKVGEERLLVYEYMKWGSLETVLHEKSSKKGGIFLNWAARKKIAIGAARGLAFLHHSCIPHIIHRDMKSSNVLLDEDFEARVSDFGMARLVSALDTHLSVSTLAGTPGYVPPEYYQSFRCTAKGDVYSYGVILLELLSGKKPIDPGEFGEDNNLVGWAKQLYREKRGTEIIDPELVTEKSGDVELFNYLKIASQCLDDRPFKRPTMIQVMAMFKELKADTEEDESLDEFSLKETPLVEDSRDKEP; encoded by the coding sequence ATGAAGCAAAAATGGCTGCTTGTGttgatcctctgtttcttcacgACTTCTCTTGTGATGGGCTTTCATGGAAAACACCTAATCAACTCCGACTTCGACGAAACTGCTCTTCTAATGGCGTTTAAGCAATTCTCTGTGAAATCTGATCCCAGTAACGTTCTTGGTAACTGGAAATACGAGTCCGGTCGTGGTTCATGTTCTTGGCGAGGCGTTTCTTGCTCTGATGACGGTCGTATCGTCGGATTAGATCTCCGAAACGGTGGAATCACCGGAACCCTAAACCTAGTTAACCTCACTGCGTTGCCTAATCTCCAGAATCTTTACCTGCAAGGAAACtatttctcctcttcctctgtagGAGATTGGTCTCGTTCTGATTGTTATCTCCAAGCTCTGGATTTGTCTTCCAACTCCATCTCAGACTATTCTACGGTGGATTACGTTTTCTCGACATGTTCGAATCTGGTTTCTGTGAATTTCTCAAACAACAAGCTCGCCGGAAAGTTAGGGTTTGCTCCGTCGTCGTCTTTAAAGAGCTTGACGACCGTTGATCTCTCTTACAATACCTTATCGGAGAAGATCGCGGAGAGTTTCATCTCAGATTTTCCGGCGTCGTTGAAGTATCTTGATCTCACTCACAACAACTTATCCGGCGATTTCTCCGATTTAAGTTTCGGGATCTGTGGGAATCTCACCTTCTTGAGCCTATCACAGAACAATATCTCCGGCGATAAGTTCCCCATTTCACTACCGAACTGCGTATACCTCGAGACGTTGAACATCTCCCGGAACAATCTCGCCGGAAAAATCCCCGGCGGAGAATACTGGGGAGGTTTTCAGAACCTGAAACAGCTCTCTCTAGCTCACAACCGTTTCTCCGGAGAAATCCCACCGGAGCTTTCTCTACTCTGCAAAACACTAGAGGTTCTTGATCTCTCCGGAAACGCTCTCTCCAGCGAGCTCCCTCCACAGTTCGCCGCCTGCGTCTCGTTACAGAACCTCAACCTCGGAAACAACTACCTCTCCGGCGATTTCTTAACCACCGTCGTGAGTAAAATCACCGGAATCACTTACCTATACGttgcttacaacaacatctCAGGCTCTGTTCCGTTATCACTCACCAACTGTTCGAATCTTCGTGTTCTTGATTTAAGCTCAAATGGTTTCACCGGAAACGTACCGTCTGGTTTCTGCTCTCTGCAAAGCTCGCCGGTTCTTGAAAAGATTCTCATAGCCAACAATTACCTCTCAGGAACAGTTCCTATGGAGCTTGGTAAATGCAAGAGCTTGAAGACGATTGATCTCAGCTTCAATGAGCTTACTGGTCCGATCCCGAAAGAGATATGGATGTTGCCGAATCTGTCGGATTTGGTTATGTGGGCGAACAATCTCACTGGAAGTATCCCTGAAGGTGTTTGTGTTAAAGGTGGAAATTTGGAAACTCTCATCCTCAACAACAATCTCTTAACCGGTTCGATCCCTGAGTCGATTTCGAGATGCACCAACATGATCTGGATCTCTCTTTCAAGCAACCGTCTCACCGGGACAATCCCTAGCGGAATCGGTAACCTTTCCAAGTTAGCAATCTTGCAGCTCGGGAACAATTCTTTGTCCGGGAACGTTCCACGCCAGCTAGGGAACTGCAAGAGCTTGATTTGGCTTGATCTGAACAGCAACAGTCTAACTGGGGACCTCCCGGGTGAGCTGGCTAGCCAGGCCGGGTTAGTGATGCCAGGGAGTGTTTCAGGTAAACAGTTTGCGTTTGTGAGGAATGAAGGCGGAACAGACTGCAGAGGTGCAGGGGGTTTAGTAGAGTTTGAAGGCATTCGCGCGGAGCGATTAGAGCGGTTTCCAATGGTTCATTCGTGTCCTGCGACAAGAATATACTCAGGCATGACAATGTACACGTTCTCAGCTAACGGAAGCATGATCTACTTTGACATCTCGTACAATGGGGTTTCAGGTTTTATACCTCCTGGTTATGGTAACATGGGCTATCTCCAGGTTTTGAATCTGGGGCATAACCGGATAACCGGAACCATCCCGGATAGTCTTGGAGGATTGAAAGCGATTGGTGTTCTCGATCTATCTCACAACGATCTTCAAGGCTACTTACCTGGATCGCTGGGCTCGCTTTCTTTCCTCAGTGATCTCGATGTCTCTAACAACAACCTCACCGGTCCAATCCCATTTGGAGGTCAGCTTACAACATTCCCTGTCACAAGATACGCAAACAACTCTGGCCTGTGTGGTGTTCCTTTGCGTCCGTGCGGTTCAGCTCCTCGTCGGCCCATTACCTCCCGTGTCCATGCCAAGAAGCAAACTGTTGCAACCGCTGTGATTGCTGGAATCGCGTTTTCTTTCATGTGTCTTGTGATGCTAATCATGGCGCTTTACAAGGTGAGGAAAGTTCAAAAAAAGGAACAGAAGAGGGATAAATACATTGAGAGCCTTCCAACTTCCGGAAGTTGCAGCTGGAAGCTCTCTAGCGTTCCTGAACCGCTTAGCATCAACGTTGCCACGTTCGAAAAGCCTCTGAGAAAGCTCACTTTCGCGCATCTTCTTGAAGCTACAAACGGGTTTAGCGCAGAGACTATGATCGGATCTGGTGGGTTTGGAGAAGTCTACAAGGCTCAACTCAGAGACGGATCTGTTGTAGCAATCAAGAAGTTGATTCGTGTCACGGGACAAGGCGATAGAGAGTTCATGGCTGAGATGGAAACAATTGGGAAAATCAAACACAGAAACCTTGTTCCGCTTTTGGGATATTGCAAGGTTGGTGAAGAGAGGCTTCTTGTCTACGAATACATGAAATGGGGAAGCTTAGAAACCGTTCTTCACGAGAAATCATCCAAGAAAGGTGGAATATTTCTAAATTGGGCCGCAAGGAAGAAGATAGCGATTGGAGCTGCAAGAGGGCTAGCGTTTCTTCACCATAGCTGCATTCCTCACATAATCCACAGAGACATGAAATCGAGCAATGTTCTTCTAGATGAAGATTTCGAAGCACGTGTCTCGGACTTCGGGATGGCGAGGCTGGTCAGCGCTCTAGACACTCATCTGAGCGTGAGCACGCTCGCGGGTACACCAGGATACGTTCCACCGGAATACTACCAGAGTTTCCGGTGTACAGCCAAAGGGGATGTTTACAGCTACGGAGTGATACTTCTTGAGCTTCTATCCGGTAAGAAACCCATTGATCCAGGGGAGTTTGGGGAAGATAATAACCTAGTCGGGTGGGCAAAACAGCTctatagagagaaaagaggaacTGAGATTATAGATCCGGAGCTTGTGACCGAGAAATCAGGCGATGTTGAGCTATTTAATTACTTGAAGATAGCGTCTCAATGCTTGGATGATCGACCGTTTAAGCGGCCGACAATGATTCAAGTGATGGCAATGTTCAAAGAGCTTAAGGCTGACACAGAAGAAGACGAAAGTCTCGATGAGTTTTCGCTTAAGGAGACTCCGTTGGTGGAAGACTCCCGGGATAAGGAGCCTTAG